One Mya arenaria isolate MELC-2E11 chromosome 5, ASM2691426v1 genomic window carries:
- the LOC128235944 gene encoding LOW QUALITY PROTEIN: uncharacterized protein LOC128235944 (The sequence of the model RefSeq protein was modified relative to this genomic sequence to represent the inferred CDS: inserted 1 base in 1 codon; substituted 1 base at 1 genomic stop codon), with the protein MRQCSKSPARQCPTIPANRDPHAQLGSATQSHLRSAPDSQLGSTSQMQLVSAPRTQSVNATTSQRGSAPDSSGDRAPGFLLGNAPKAQLNSALQSQLSRAQDAFFSHARDSDLTKPDVNSPVSVPKVNLTDINIGEEIGRGAFGVVFKGEWLGTSVAVKEMNISKPLIERGLELHSRVRHPNIVLLMAYATKMEKLYLVSELIVGDTLDIMLFGEECGSLSMPAKLDXCKKVSXAVSYLHSQSPVIIHRDIKPDNVMVSYDFHVVKLCDMGLSKLKTMYTIVTTMAGGSAQPGTPIYPEILLQKKSGTPKTDVWSLCCTLVEVFCETPICNYTLNLEADPVKYITERMRLQPKPDGLQGLASEVNTAVCSMLYEGLGYRACERPEVLQFLGCFNSSNESDTFSIMWYQ; encoded by the exons ATGAG GCAGTGCTCCAAAAGTCCAGCTAGGCAGTGCCCTACAATCCCAGCTAACAGAGATCCACATGCTCAGCTAGGCAGTGCTACGCAGTCCCATCTACGCAGTGCTCCTGATTCCCAGTTAGGCAGTACTTCACAGATGCAACTAGTCAGTGCTCCACGCACTCAATCAGTCAATGCTACAACGTCCCAGCGAGGCAGTGCTCCAGATTCCTCTGGAGACAGAGCTCCAGGTTTCCTGCTAGGCAATGCACCAAAAGCCCAGCTAAACAGTGCCCTACAGTCCCAGTTAAGCAGAGCTCAAGATGCTTTTTTCTCACATGCAAGGGATTCTGATCTAACAAAGCCAGATGTTAACTCACCAGTATCTGTGCCAAAAGTAAATCTTACGGATATAAATATCGGAGAAGAAATTGGAAGGGGTGCatttggtgtagtgtttaaagGTGAATGGTTAGGAACATCTGTTGCTGTGAAGGAGATGAACATTTCAAAGCCATTGATTGAAAGGGGGCTTGAATTACATAGTAGAGTACGGCatccaaatattgttttattaatggcATATGCCACAAAGATGGAAAAATTGTACTTGGTATCAGAACTCATTGTTGGTGATACACTAGATATCATGCTGTTTGGTGAGGAATGTGGAAGTTTAAGTATGCCTGCCAAATTAG ATTGCAAAAAAGTATCATAGGCAGTGTCTTATCTCCATTCCCAAAGTCCAGTTATCATACACAGGGACATAAAACCTGACAATGTCATGGTGTCGTATGATTTTCATGTTGTTAAACTTTGTGATATGGGCCTAAGCAAGTTAAAAACTATGTATACGATAGTGACAACTATGGCAGGGGGTTCAGCACAGCCAGGAACCCCAATATATCCGGAGATTTTGTTACAAAAGAAAAGTGGAACTCCCAAGACTGATGTGTGGTCTCTTTGTTGCACCTTGGTAGAAGTATTTTGTGAAACACCTATTTGTAATTATACTCTAAACCTAGAAGCAGACCCTGTAAAGTACATTACTGAGAGAATGAGACTTCAACCCAAGCCAGATGGTTTACAAGGACTTGCTAGTGAGGTGAATACAGCTGTTTGCAGTATGTTATATGAAGGTCTTGGATACCGAGCTTGTGAAAGACCTGAGGTATTACAGTTTTTAGGGTGTTTTAACAGTAGCAATGAGAGTGACACATTTTCAATTATGTGGTATCAGTAA
- the LOC128235942 gene encoding carcinoembryonic antigen-related cell adhesion molecule 5-like: protein MFCYLKIPSFNIYDGPASVYLSPSTTSYTVTEGDTLTAITCYAYCNPSCSYTWSRSGSTVSYTATLSLGQADRGEAGSYVCKARNTGSGVSKNGPGVSVTVRYGPDSVFRSPSTISYTVTEGHTLSAITCYAYCNPTCTYTWSRSGSTVSYTATLNLGQAVRGDAGSYTCQARNMALGRSKNGSAVSVSVRYGPENMYLSPSTTSYTVTEGHTLSTIRCYATCNPSCTYTWSRSGSTVSSTATLSLGQADRGEAGSYVCKARNTGSGVSKNGPTVSVNVRYGPENMYLSPSTTSYTVTEGHTLSTIRCYATCNPSCTYTWSRSGSTVSSTATLSLGQADRGDAGSYVCKARNTGSGVSKNGPTVSVTVRYGPGIVSLSPSTTSYTVTEGDTLTSITCFATCNPSCSYTWSRSGSTVSSTATLNLGQAVRGEAGSYVCTARNTGSGVSNNGPEVSVTVRDSPYNVSLSPPTTSYTVTEGNTIPAITCSAICYPACTYTWSRSGVTVSSTATLNLHQAVRGEAGSYVCQARNPLSGRSKNGPTLSITVRYGPGIVSLSPSTTSYTVTEGDTLTSITCYATCYPSCSYTWSRSGSTVSSTATLNLGQAVRGEAGSYVCTARNTGSGVSNNGSEVSVTVRDSPYIVSLSPPTTSYTVTEGNTIPAITCSAICYPACTYTWSRSGVTVSSTATLNLHQAARGEAGSYVCQARNPLSGRSKNGPTLSVTVRYGPENVSFSPTQTSYTVTEGDTIKAITCSATCYPCTYTWSISGVTVSSTATLNLGQAERGEAGSYVCRARNSGSGISRSGPSVIVTIRYGPDTVSLSPSTTSYTVTEGNTIPAITCSAICYPACTYTWSRSGVTVSSTAKLDLGQAERAEAGSYMCQARNPGSGRSKNGPTVNVSVKCITEQKFTPVVFVDAPDVAIIQSTNLLLENTPLDLLCKASGVPAVYNFTDFVQRVGDVVVLNSHIESPGVMDSISVNISSLQLQDTGIYTCYVHNEITGLNKQLIQTASQRIDVLAENV from the exons atgttttgctatttaaaaatACCTTCTTTCAACATTTATGATGGTCCAGCCAGCGTGTACCTGTCCCCGTCAACAACGTCCTACACGGTAACGGAGGGAGACACTTTGACGGCTATAACATGCTATGCCTATTGCAACCCATCCTGTTCGTACACGTGGTCCAGATCAGGATCGACGGTCAGCTATACGGCCACACTGAGCCTCGGTCAGGCGGACAGGGGGGAGGCCGGATCCTATGTCTGTAAGGCAAGGAACACGGGATCAGGTGTCTCAAAAAATGGACCAGGAGTGAGCGTCACTGTCAGAT atGGTCCAGACTCGGTGTTTCGGTCCCCATCTACCATATCCTACACGGTGACGGAGGGACACACTTTGAGTGCTATAACGTGCTATGCCTATTGCAACCCAACCTGTACGTACACCTGGTCCAGATCAGGATCGACGGTCAGCTATACGGCCACACTGAACCTTGGTCAGGCTGTGAGAGGGGACGCCGGGTCCTATACTTGTCAAGCAAGAAACATGGCATTAGGTCGATCAAAGAATGGATCAGCAGTGAGCGTGAGTGTCAGAT atGGTCCAGAAAACATGTATCTGTCCCCGTCTACCACGTCCTACACAGTGACGGAGGGACACACTTTGAGTACTATAAGATGCTATGCCACTTGTAACCCATCCTGTACGTACACGTGGTCCAGATCAGGATCGACGGTCAGTTCTACGGCTACACTGAGCCTCGGTCAGGCGGACAGGGGGGAAGCCGGATCCTATGTCTGTAAGGCAAGAAATACGGGATCAGGTGTCTCAAAGAATGGACCAACAGTGAGCGTCAATGTCAGAT atgGTCCAGAAAACATGTATCTGTCCCCGTCTACCACGTCCTACACAGTGACGGAGGGACACACTTTGAGTACTATAAGATGCTATGCCACTTGTAACCCGTCCTGTACGTACACGTGGTCAAGATCAGGATCGACGGTCAGCTCTACGGCCACACTGAGCCTCGGTCAGGCGGACAGGGGGGATGCCGGATCCTATGTCTGTAAGGCAAGAAATACGGGATCAGGTGTCTCAAAGAATGGACCAACAGTGAGCGTCACTGTCAGAT ACGGTCCAGGCATCGTGTCTTTGTCCCCGTCTACCACGTCCTACACGGTGACGGAGGGAGACACTTTGACCTCTATAACATGCTTTGCCACTTGTAATCCGTCCTGTTCGTACACGTGGTCCAGATCAGGATCGACGGTCAGTTCTACGGCAACACTAAACCTTGGTCAGGCAGTGAGAGGGGAGGCCGGATCCTATGTTTGTACGGCAAGGAACACGGGATCAGGTGTCTCAAATAATGGACCAGAAGTGAGCGTCACTGTCAGAG aCAGTCCATACAACGTGTCTCTGTCCCCTCCTACCACGTCCTACACGGTGACCGAGGGAAACACTATACCGGCTATAACGTGCTCTGCCATTTGTTACCCGGCCTGTACGTACACGTGGTCCAGATCAGGGGTGACGGTCAGTTCTACAGCCACACTGAACCTGCATCAGGCTGTGAGAGGGGAGGCCGGATCCTATGTTTGTCAGGCAAGGAATCCGTTATCAGGTCGCTCAAAAAATGGACCAACATTGAGCATCACTGTCAGAT aCGGTCCAGGCATCGTGTCTTTGTCCCCGTCTACCACGTCCTACACGGTGACGGAGGGAGACACTTTGACCTCTATAACATGCTATGCCACATGCTACCCATCCTGTTCGTACACGTGGTCCAGATCAGGATCGACGGTCAGTTCTACGGCAACACTCAATCTTGGTCAGGCAGTGAGAGGGGAGGCCGGATCCTATGTTTGTACGGCAAGGAACACGGGATCAGGTGTTTCAAATAATGGATCAGAAGTGAGCGTCACTGTCAGAG ACAGTCCATACATCGTGTCTCTGTCCCCTCCTACCACGTCCTACACGGTGACCGAGGGAAACACTATACCGGCTATAACGTGCTCTGCCATTTGTTACCCGGCCTGTACGTACACGTGGTCCAGATCAGGGGTGACGGTCAGTTCTACAGCTACACTGAACCTGCATCAGGCTGCGAGAGGGGAGGCCGGATCCTATGTCTGTCAGGCAAGGAATCCGTTATCAGGTCGCTCAAAAAATGGACCAACATTGAGCGTCACTGTCAGAT ACGGTCCAGAGAACGTGTCCTTTTCCCCAACCCAGACGTCCTACACTGTGACAGAGGGAGACACTATCAAGGCTATAACTTGCTCTGCCACGTGTTACCCGTGTACATACACGTGGTCAATATCAGGGGTGACGGTTAGTTCTACAGCTACACTGAACCTCGGCCAGGCGGAGAGAGGAGAGGCCGGTTCCTATGTCTGTAGGGCAAGGAACTCAGGTTCAGGCATCTCAAGAAGTGGACCAAGTGTAATAGTCACCATCAGAT acGGTCCAGACACAGTGTCTTTGTCCCCATCAACCACGTCCTACACGGTGACCGAGGGAAACACTATACCGGCTATAACGTGCTCTGCCATTTGTTACCCGGCCTGTACGTACACGTGGTCCAGATCAGGGGTGACGGTCAGCTCTACAGCCAAACTTGACCTTGGTCAGGCGGAGAGAGCGGAGGCCGGATCCTATATGTGTCAGGCAAGGAACCCTGGATCAGGTCGCTCAAAGAATGGACCAACAGTGAATGTCTCAGTCAAAT GTATAACAGAACAAAAGTTCACACCAGTTGTTTTTGTAGATGCACCTGATGTTGCTATAATCCAGTCGACTAATTTATTACTCGAAAACACACCACTTGATCTCCTGTGCAAGGCATCAGGAGTCCCAGCTGTGTACAACTTCACAGACTTTGTGCAACGAGTGGGTGATGTGGTGGTCCTAAACAGTCACATTGAGAGCCCGGGAGTGATGGATAGCATATCTGTCAACATTTCCTCCCTCCAACTTCAGGATACAGGAATATACACTTGCTACGTTCATAATGAAATTACTGGCCTCAACAAACAACTCATTCAGACTGCTTCACAACGAATTGATGTCTTAG CAGAGAATGTGTGA